CCAGTACCTACAGTGAGGAtgctctggtgcctggggtAGGGATGCTGTGGCCCAGTGAAGGGATGCTTCAGTTCTCAGTGTGGGGATACCCCAGACCACAGTGGTAACACTCTTGTACCCAGTGCAGAGATTACTTAGTCTCTAAGAAGGGGGTGCCTAGACCCCACTGTGTGGGGGACACCAGTGTGGGGATACCACCATCTGCCAGGTGGGCATACTGCTGGTCCCTTGCTTAGGGGAGCCAGGGGCTGTTTGCCCCACTGCTGTAGGTACAGACTTATGTGGCATCCCTGGCCCCTAAACCCAGCCATGGCTGCCTCTTGTATGGCTCATCCTCAGGGCCAGCCTGAggtctctccctgctccctctggctCCAGAGGGCAGCCAGGAAGGTGACAGCAGCTAGGGCTCAGTGGTCACAGTGGTGACACTCTGCTCTTCCACCCCAGGActctcctgtccctctgctggtGACAGTCACTCCGCGAGCCGATGCCTGCAGCCGGCCAGCAGTgctcatcctgctctgctcccgCTGCTCTGCCACCATCACCTCGCCGTGCTCCAGCCTGATCCTCCGCACCGTGAGTGCCACAGCCCCGCAGCGGAGCAATCccggggggcagcagggctcgGGCCATCCATGGGGATGCTTGAGGGGGTCTCTGGTAGAGGCTGGTCCCTCCAGTCACCAGACACGATGCTTGTGGTGCCCCAGCGAGGAGGGGATGCTCCTGGCCGTTGCTGGCGGCGCTGAGCACTGGGCTGGCCAGGCAGGGAATGACgcacagggctggaaaaagCTCCCATTTCCTCCGGCCAGCGGGAGGAAGGTCAGGGATGGGGTTTGGCTCCAGCGAGCTGAGCCGGGGTCGGGCGCTTTGTTAGCAAAATAAACCTCCTGCTTTGTTTGTGGCTAATAATAAAGTGGGCTGAGCCCTCCATGTGCCACCAGCCACtcttgctgctcccagctcatggccccaaaaatccccattcATCCAGGGTGAccaccagcccaggctccaGGGACACTCGCCTGTTTTAGGCTCACGTTTGTATCCTGCACACTGAGGGGAAAGGTTTCCCTTGCTTTCCCCATGCCAGCCTGAGTAAAGGAGGGATGGGCTTTGCCCCTCACCTTGGCTTAGGCTGTCACTTGGCCCACAGGACGCCCACCTCAGCCCAGAGACCATCGGAGCACCAAACCCTGAGCCACCCCTGGTCTCCAGCGACCTGCTGGCCTGGGCTCTGGCCACCTACGGGGGCATCACATCCTACAGCGAGCTGCAGGACCCCCGCAGCGTCCAGCTCCACCTGGGAGAAGGTGCGTGGGGCTGGGGCTAGCACTGGGGGGCTGGAGTGGCAGGAATGGTCTTCCTGTTCCAGAAGGGTGACAACTTCCTGGGGCAAAGTACCTTGCCCAGGGAGATGCCGTGGGGACTGATGCCCCTGGCCCTGAACATCTCCCCACCCACTGAGCCCAGTTTGACTCTGCTGACCCTGCCACCTGCACAGATGCCTACAGTCCTCCAGAATGCGTTCCCCAGGAGCCCTTCAATGCCATTCAGCATCTTAAGACTGAGGTCTTCTTCCACGGGGTGAAGGGCTGCTCACGCAGTGATGCCCAGAGCACCAGGGCCGCTCACATCGTCCGTCTGCAGTCGGAGCCCAGGTAccacagtgccagcagtggggCCCCAGGAGTGGGACAGGCTGTGCTTGGAGATGCTTGGGAAGGTGTTGGGCTGTCTCAAAGGCAGAGCCCCACATCCCAAGTTGGATGTGGGACTAGTTGGTATGGAATGCTGAGAAGGGGGATCTTGTGGTTTTGCAGCTCCTCCATCACAGAGGTGAACCTGTCTGTGAAATGTCCTCGGAATTCTGCTGACGACCAGATGCTCATCCTGCAGAGCAAGGCCAACTTCACCTGGTCCCTCTCCTCGGAGTGCAACATCCACTTACTGGTATGCTGAGAGGAACCTGTCTCCCCCACCACCCCACCAAGGGATCTGCCAGGTGCCAGGAGATGCTGGTGTCATGGGGAAGATGGTGGGAGGGCACCTGGAGACATTAGACATGGGCAAGTGGCAGCCCCCTTGCTGCAAACCCTCATTACTGGGATGAGCCCTgccttgtgcacccccagctgtccctgtctCCACTTAGGCCCCGCTTTCCTCCTCACTGCAGGTCTCTGGGAATTACAAGATGCCCTTATTCCCGagcctgctcccagggcagctcctgcctgacaCAGAGCAGGACCTCATTGCTCAAGCCTTTGAGAAGAACTACAGTGTCATTGCCTCCTACTCTGCCATTCCTGCCAGCACCCACATCAGCCTGGAGATTCATGGGCATGGTGAggcccccagcaccccagggctgggtgggatgggTGGTTCCACCACTCCCACTCAGCCCCACCATGTCCCTCTCCTGCAGAGACGGTTGAGACGCCTGTGACGACCACCCCCCTTGTCATCACACAGCCCCCAGACTTGCCCCACCAGGTGCTGCTCACCCTCAAGCCCTGGAAGTGCACAGATGAAACCATGGAGATCGTCATCaccagatcccacctggaggTGAGGAGGGTGGAGAGGGGTGCCAGTGTCCACCAAAATCACTCAGAAGTTGCATTTTCCTCTGGGTGCTAGAggtgggtggcacagggctgtccccagtcAGTGGGTGACTACAGTGTGCTTTCCTCTCAGCCCATCAAGGACGTGGTGAACATCACCCTGAGGGACATCAGCTGccaggcagagaaaaatgcCACCCACTTCATGTTGAAAAGTCCCCTCAGCCACTGTGGCACCTCACTGGAGGGCAGGGGCTATGCCAACAATGAGGTGAGAGGGGGGCTGGCTGGGGGTGTTGCCTCCAGCCCCACTGATGGCCCGTGAGAGCTTCAGTGATTGCTGGTGGGGCTTCTCCACCCAGGACCTCCTTGCTTTTGCATGGCTGGAAACGTcatgctgcagcccagggctgaggtgGAGGAGGAGTGTGTGGGTGGgacaatcccatcccatcccatcccatcccatcccaaataGACCCCAGCAGTGGGGGCCACTGTCAGTCAGTGACTGACACAACTTTCCTGCCTCCTCACAGCTCATCCTCAGCCTGGCCAAGGATGCAGTGCTCCGGAGCGTGCGGGTAAGAGCTGGATTTCCCAGCAtgtccagggctgggagaaggtACAGATGTCACtgccagctgggtgctgggtgcccCCTTAGTGCTGCCTCCCTCTTTCAGGTTGGTTTCCAGTGCGAGATCCCACGGGAGCTCTTCCTGCGCCTTTTCCCCACCGCCGACTTCAAGGCACCACAGACGGAGCTGGAGATCAACAAGGAGGCCTTTGTGCAGGTACTGCCGCTGtcccagagcccaggctgggcagtgcagcCATCCCTGGGCCACTGACCCTGATGGAGTGCCCCGTTCCCACCCCGTGCAGGCGTCCATGCGGTGGATGGACCACCCAGCTGacctgcagctgaaggagtgCTGGCTGGTGGCCGCGGGGCGGGAGCcggtgctgctggtgcagggcGGGGAGGCGCGTGGCGCgggggtggctgtgctggagagccCCACCGGCACCCACGGCAGGAAGGTCTGGCGCTTCCGCTTCACCTACACCGTTCCTGAGGGCGGGCACATCCCCTTCTCTGCCATCCTCAAGTGCAAGGCTGGCTTGCAGGTCAGTGTgaccccctccccaccctgtgGTGCCACCGTGCTGGTCCCCATCGGCGGTAGCAGCCTGATGGGTTTGTCCCACACTGTTGGGTGATGGAGCCCGGCCaggagcagcattccctggTCTGCAAAGAGCCTGGGGGTCCCCACCTCTGTCATCCTGCAAGAGTGCACATCTTCCCCCTCTCACCCCAACCTCCACCTCTGCAGAATGACACCATCTTTGAGAAGGTCCTGGAGGTGACAGTGAAGGATGCCTGGCGGCCGCTCAACTGTAAGTTCAGGGCAAGGAAGGTGGGAATGGAGTGGGAAAGGACCCTCCCAGTGTGGCAGTGCTGATGGCCTCCTCCTCCCACAGACcatgggctggggctggccGCTGTCCTGGGCATCACCTTTGGTGCCTTCCTCATCGGGGCACTCCTCACTGCCGGGCTCTGGTACATCTACTCGCACACCCGTGAGTATCCACCACCCCTGGGGACCCCCGTGGTGGGACGGGGGGTTCACATGCATGTCCCTTACTGGGTTACCCACTTTTCTCTCCTGGGCAAAGTCCCCAGGTGAGCCAGAGACCAGGCTGGTCCATTGCCCTCATCTGTACAGTCCTGGCAATGCTGTAGGGGAATAAGCCTGCATCAGGTGTCTACAGCTCCTCAGGGTCCCTCCCACTCGTCTGGGGACCCCTCTGCTAtctgccctccctcctgctcctggtgcccCACGCTCATCTCCGTCCCAGAGGCTAGCTGGGGAGTGAGGGTTTGTGCGTGAGGGCTGGAAGGTGCCAGGGGACCGAGCCAAGGCCGCCGCTGTTCGCCCTGAGTCTGGTTTCCCCTTGGTGTTCCCCCGTGGCGGGCGGTGTGAGCCAGGTCCCATCTCCAAACTGCAGCCGGTTTCCAGCACGGCGCCAGCCTcggagagcagcagcaccaaccACAGCATcggcagcacccagagcaccccctgctccaccagcagcatGGCCTGACGCCCCCGGGCCCCCCCGAGCCCGCGCAGCCCCCGGCCAACGGACTTGGGGACCCACCCCAGTGCCATTAAGCTGATATTTTGCCCCAAATCTCAGGCCGAGCCCAGAGGGGGCCTCCATTACTCATTCAGTGACGGCCAACGGACTTGGGGACCCGCCCCAGTGCCATTAAGCTGATATTTTGCCCCAAATCTCAGGCCGAGCCCAGAGGGGGCCTCCATTACTCATTCAGTGAATGCTTTGGCCCCCCGAGGGCAGCCCACACCGGGGGGGGGGCATCCTGCAACCCCCCTGGGATCCCCCGCTGCAGTGGGGAGGCAGAAAGAGCAGCTATTGCCAAAACCTCCCACAAGGCTCCCCATCAAATGGGGGGGGAAGAAGAAGTGGGTGCCCCCTGGACATGCCCCAGCACTTGGGGTGACCCCCGTGCCCCTCCTGCACCCccccaggaaggcagcaggcaCCAGTGGGAGCAGCAAGAGGTTTATTTGCGGAGGATGGTGCAAGGCTGCTGCCCTCCCACAGGACGATGGGCAGAACCCACCACTCTCCCCAGCTCCCCGTCCAAGTTACAAACTTTtatcaataataataaaaatcttccctatattaaattaattgtgCCCTGATGCTAAGCCTTGCCACAGCTTGAGGCTCCCACCTACCAGGCACTGGGACCTCATCACAAACCCTGGGGGTCCCCCCAGTCAGTCTcaccagggaggggatggagacCAGGAGCATCCCCCCATGGACAGTGTCCTGGGAAGGGCACGGGCAAAAGGCACTGGGGTGAAAACAGCCAAGCCAGGATGGGGCAGGGTGTCCCACATCCCCCTCCAGATGCCTCCGAGCATCACCGGGGGCAAAATTGTTGCTTCAAGTAAACAAAGGTGCAAAGCCCTGACCCCCGTTACTGGGACAGGGCGGGGACCAGCAGCCGGAGGGCGCCGCCCACCAAGTGCAGGCTGCCGGTGACCAGGACATGGACAGCGGCCGCCTCCCGCAGCAGCACGGCCCCGCTGCTGGCTGCGGGGTGCGGGTGAGCCCCCGAGGCCACGGGGGCCGCCAGGTGGGGGTCCCGGCCCTGTGCTACCCACCGCAGCGCCTGGGCCAGGCACGGGAACACGAGGGCTGGGGAATTGAGGGGTCGAGGTGCTGGgggcaccaggagcagggagcctCGGGCGGGGGTCggctgcagcagcccccccACCCGCGGGGGAGATGGGAGCCAGGGGTCCTGCCCCCCTTTCTCCTCCAGGAGCCTTGTCCACGTCTGCTGGTTCTCCAGGCAGCGGGTCAGGGCGTTCTCCAGTGTCACATTGAAGTTTTGCTGGTctgggagggatggggacagcagtcAGGGATtgcagggggagctggggagggacaagGATGGGGATCTGGAGAATGCCCTGTCTCCCCAGCACTCACCTGCGTTGTTGGCCAACGACACCTCTGTGAAGTTGGGGCAGAAAACAGCATAGTCAAAGTGACAGGACTGTGGAGACAAAAGGAATCAGCACTGTGGACCCTCAGGACCCCCCATGGGGTTTCCACTGGGGCCAGTCCCACAGCAGTGGGGTTACAGGGGGTGGGGCAGGGGATGATCCAAGTCCCTTCCCCGCACCAGGGACTGTGAGACCCTTGCAGGGAGCAGTTGAGGTGGGATATACCCTGGGATAGCAGGATGGGcagaaagacagacagacagggtGCCAGCTCCATCTCGCAGctccctgcacccacagcaaaGCAGGTCCCAGGACTAGCAGAGAACCCAGGTAGTGACCCCCCCGTGCCCCCCAAACCTCACCACCAACAGCTTGAGCAGCGCTGCCGTGTCCCGGTCGCCTGTGGCATTGAAGAGCAGCACACGCACCTCAGAACCACTGCAGGGAGAAAGGGCAGGTGGCCCATGCCCCCAGGGGAcctccagcaccaccaccacacCCCTGCAATGTGTACCCCCCTCTGCATCCTCTCCTTACTCGTGGGGCTTGTCCTGGCTGAGGGCGGCCTGGCGGAACCAGCGGACGCAGgcctggatgctgctggtggtgtgAGCTCCGTCCAGGTACCACGTCACAGGGCCGTGGGACAGCACCTGAGTCCGGCCCAGCCACTCTGTGTCCCGCAGGCCTGGGGGAACACGGGGCATGGCTGGGACCCCCATAGCCTCCCCAACACCGCTACCCCTGTGGGGATCCAGTGTGGGGCAGACTGCGCCcttcagcacacacagcactggggtCCAGTGCTAAGCCCTGTGACGTGGTGAGGGGGTTGCTGGCACAGCCATACTGCACCTTGGATCATGGCATCGGGCAGTCGGAAGGCAGGCGCCAGTGGCACTGGCCTCCCCAGCAGCTCGCTGCTTGGTGGCACCTCCTTCAGCTCCCCGAGACCTAGGCAGGACAGGCATCCCACTGAGACCTCAGGGGGCCTGGTGGGGTCTGGCCCctgccccctgtcccctgccttACCCTGGCAGCCGCGGCGCTGCAGCCACGTCCGCGCCAGCTGTAAGGCCAGGGCGGCGTTGGAGCGCTGGTGGGCACCggccagccccagctccagcgCCCCACAGCCCTCCTCAAAGTCATCCAGCTCCGGGCACAGGTAGAGGGAacactgcagggagaggaggctgagccccctgccatgggggcACCCCCCATCCACACCCCCACCAGCAACTCACGTTCCGCTCCTGGGCTCGCTCCCTCAGCACCTCCAGCGGCCGCTCCGGCTGCGCCACGGTGATCGCCGGCACACCGggctggggaggatggggagctCAGCGACATGGGGGAACACACCCCGACAACaaaagaggagagagcaggTCTCCCTACCTTAAAAATGCCCCCCTTCTGCCAGGCGATCTTCTCCATGGTGTCGCCCAGGATGCTGGTGTGGTCGATGCCCAGGGAGGAGACCCCACAGACCACCGGTGCCCTGGGGATGCAGCatggcagtgtccctgctgttcCCCCCTCCACTGTGGGGACATCAGGCCCTGGCAGCCCTGAGGacaggctcagccctgccagctcctaCCTGACGATGTTGGTGCAGTCATAGGTGCCGCCAATGCCAACTTCCACCACTGCCAGGTCCACCTGGAGACACGGGGACACTGGAGCCATCAGAGCCATAAGCAGCATATGTCCCCATGGATTCAGGGATGTGGGTGGAGACAGGTCACTTCCACCagcccttccaacccacacctgagcacaccCCTTATTTGTGGGGGGATCATCTACCTGGCACAGCATCCCGTTTACAGCCATGACAGCCCCATCCACACAAGTTCTGCCCCAAGTTCCCCCTCCCTTGTCCCCACCAATCTGACATTTCTGTCACAAGCTGGAGGCTATCACCACTGaccttctcctgcaggaagaCGTGAAAGGCCATGATGGTGAGGAAGCGGAAATACGCCGGCATGCTGGAGTGTGCTGGGTCCTGCCGGGCAGAGCACGGTGAGGGTTAGCACAGGACCCTGGGAGTGGGGGACCCAAGGGAGGGAGCACCCCACAAACCCTGCTGGCCCCACCTTGGTCTCCTCCAAGCGGTTGTAGACCAGCCAGAAGTACTTGTTGAAGAGGTCCTTGCTGATGGGCTGCCCATTGATGCGGATCCGCTCGCGCACCTGCACGAGgtgaggggagctgggggtaCAGAGCAGGGGGAAGAGTTAGGGACAGCTCCACCAGCCCTTTAAAACCCTCCTGGACCCCCTGCCCACCTGTAAAAGCCTGTCTTCAGCCCGTAGTTGCGGAGGATGCACTCGGTGAAGGCGCACGCTGAGCCCTGATGAGACAGCTGTTACATCCCCTGTTCCAGAGCAGGGGCAAATGGAGCCACAGACTCCAGCAGCCCCCCTCAGCCTCCCAGTCGCCCACAGCACCGCCCATCCGCCTCACCTTGCCCTTCGTCCCCGTGACGTGGATGATGTTCAGTCGATCTAGGTCCTCGACCTGTAAGAGTTCAACCACCCTGTGAGACCCCCACGGCAGCCAGTGCCAAGCACGGTGGCACTGCTAACAGGATGGGGGAACAGGGACGGGGACCAGCCCTTCACCTTCAGTCCACTTCTCTCCAAAAAACCCTGCATGGCTTCCAGTTGGGCCTGGGGGTCACCGCGCTCCCgcttcacctgctccaggtaGCTGGCATTGGTCTGCAGGGTGTTGAGCATCCGGATTGCGTCCTGGAAAGATGCCCGAGGCAGTCGGAATAGTGCCATCACAGCAGTCTTGTGGGGCCAGCCTACCCAGAGCCCACTGCACGCTGACCCACCCCTTCGGGATCAGTCCCCTCAGCGGTGCCATTGGTCACCGATGCGGGCAGCATCTCTGCCATGGTGCCGCGGGGACGTGCCGGCAGCGCCAGATCCTGTCACGGGGACAGGCTACTTATGGGCCGGGGCTACCCGCCCCTCCCTAGCTGCCCCCTGGCCCCGCGGTCAAGCCCAGCGCCGGCACCCACCGCTGCCCAGTGGGACAAGGTCGCCGCCGGCAGGAACGGGCAGCGCTCCAGCGCTGTGGTGTTTAACGAGCCACGCTAATGGAGCAAGAACGCTGCACCTGCACGGCACACCTGAGACACGAGGTCACCATTGTCGCCCCACGCCAAGGGGACGTGAGCCTGGCGCTGCACCAACCCATGTGCCCAGTGTGGGGACATCCACCCAGGCAGCTGGACCCTGTCCCGCCGGACAGTGGCACTGGCACCACAGCGCTTCCAGACCCGCGGAGCGGGACCGCTCCCGCCTGCCCGGCAGGGCTCCACCTCGGGCACCGCCATTACCCCCGCGACACCTGGCGCAGCCGCGTGCGGCCGGGACACGCCGTGGCTACCGGAGCGGCTGCGGCCGcaggccggggggggggggggggggggggggggggggggggggggggggggggggggggggggggggggggggggggggggggggggggggggggggggggggggggggggggggggggggggggggggggggggggggggggggggggggggggggggggggggggggggggggggggggggggggggggggggggggggggggggggggggggggggggggggggggggggggggggggggggggggggggggggggggggggggggggggggggggggggggggggggggggggggggggggggggggggggggggggggggggggggggggggggggggggggggggggggggggggggggggggggggggggggggggggggggggggggggggggggggggggggggggggggggggggggggggggggggggggggggggggggggggggggggggggggggggggggggggggggggggggggggggggggggggggggggggggggggggggggggggggggggggggggggggggggggggggggggggggggggggggggggggggggggggggggggggggggggggggggggggggggggggggggggggggggggggggggggggggggggggggggggggggggggggggggggggggggggggggggggggggggggggggggggggggggggggggggggggggggggggggggggggggggggggggggggggggggggggggggggggggggggggggggggggggggggggggggggggggggggggggggggggggggggggggggggggggggggggggggggggggggggggggggggggggggggggggggggggggggggggggggggggggggggggggggggggggggggggggggggggggggggggggggggggggggggggggggggggggggggggggggggggggggggggggggggggggggggggggggggggggggggggggggggggggggggggggggggggggcgccgaGCCCGGGGGGCGGGGCCGGCCCGCGCCCCGCGCGCCACCGCCCCCATCTTTGCACCGGGCAGCGCGCGCCACGTCGCGCAAGGAGCGGGGCAGCGCCATCTTTGCGAGGGGCAGCGGGGCCCCGGCCGAGCGCGTCCGCGCAGCGCGGGACGGGCACCGGAGTGCCGGCCGAGCATCGGGCACAAGCCGCCTCCGTGTCGCTCGCTCtgtcagcacagccccacagggacCCTCCGCAGCCCCCGCCCGGTGCCAGCGGAGCCCCCCGGCTGCCCGCAGCTGCCGTACTGATGTGCTGCTGGACGGCGGCGCTGAGCCCCTCAGCTCCCCTGGAACAGCACGGGGGTCTCAGGCTGCCCGAACCCAAACTGCCCTCGGGAAGACCGGGTGCTGTCTCCATTTAGGCAGCACAGCGACAGGAGGTTCACACGAGCTTTTTGGGTCACGTGCCAACAAAGCAACTGGCTTATTGCTCATAACTGactattttttcaaagaaacagaaacaccCCCCCAACAGACTGTTTCGGAGCCCCAAACCAAGACAGAGTTACCTTGTACATGTCTTCTTTCAGGCCCATTTTTTATCCTGACAATGGCCCCCTCACCCCTACTTTGTCAAGAGACCTTGCACAACACAGCTTTTGTCAGTAATTGTTAACGGACAAGTTACCAAGTGCCAAATGCTATCACCAGTTGCACGTGTTGAATCCTGGGATCCTGGCATCCGTGGGGCTCAGGGAGAAGATGACTGTCTATAGCTGATAGCCACGGGaaactgcagagagcagctgtggaggaTCACTTGCTCTCTATGAATTGATCCTGACATGTTCTGGCATaaggtgtgcacaggtgagcCCAGTGTGTCAGGCTAGTCACTGTACCCAAAGGAGACAGTAGTCTTACTCTAGTCTCTCATGCAAAAACtccaggagagagcaggggaCATATGagtgtccccctgctcccagcaccgTGTGACCAGCCCTGCCACACCATCCTGAaatccctgcagagagcaggagggcaggtCTCAtctcaggcacagggcaggTTGCACGCACACAGCAGATTGCACCTGCCTGCAGGTGGTGTATCCAATATGACTCCCAGTCATGGTTTGCAATGAAGAAAGCATGGATGCCATGTGCTGTCACAGAGACCAGCAACTCCCACTGCAAATCCTGGCTACATGGAgcatcctgctctgccacccaCCTCTCCGGTTTGCCCAATAAGCCCTGTTTCAGGCTAGATCCCAgtctccagggagagctcatCATGCTGTCTAGGGTGACTCTGCCTTCCCCAAGACACATCTGATGACTCAGAAGCACCTGCCTTGTCCTACATCAACACTTCAGTGCTCAGAGGATACTCCAGGCAGGAGCTATGACAGACCAAGAGAGCCGAGATGTCTCCAAGCAGGGCCCAGTTTGGTCCAGGGCAGCTACTCCCAGTCCTGCCAGTCCCCACACCATTTGCCAAGAGCCCTGGTCTGGATGGAGACACCTTTTCCATCACAAGATCCATAACAATTGATCTGCAAGTTTAATGTAACCAATACAGAGTTTCGGGGGGCAAAACAAGGTTCTGAGACAGGAAACTGCAGGGAAACAATGTCGAGCTCACAGGTATCACCTCCCCAAGTCACACAGCTCTGCGGTGGCCAAGAAGATGGGCAAGCTCTGTTAACACCATCAGTCAATTCACCTTGAAAAAAGTCCTTTCCAAGACAAAAAGACCTCGCTAGAACATCTCCACTTAACGTGGGGAAGCCCAGCCAGGACCTTGCCGGATGTCAAAACACTCTGTCGAATTCAGTCTGGTTCGTGGCAGCTGGGTTCCTGCCCTGGTTCGCCGGCTGCTGGGGCATGTGTCCACCCCTCCTGCGAGGCGGGGCCAGGTACTCAAACATGGACTGGTTGTGGGTGGACAGCATGTTCTTGAGGTCTGAGGGCATGGGGTCTGACCAGAAGAAGTCGTGGTTGAGGGCGTCGTCGCTGTCGATGCGCTGGGCGGggtccagcaccagcagcttgTCGATGAGGTCGAGCGCGTAGGGGTCTTTGACGTAGGCCTTGAGGCGATCCTTCACCTTCCGCTTCTGCCCCTTGGGCAGATCCAGCTTCTCGTACAGCTCGTACTTATCCACGTTCGGCCACACCTGGCAAGGGGCAGGAAAAGCGGTTGGCAATAAATACttatggaaaggaaaagccatttttGATTCGAACACCCTCAGGCAAACCAAAATAACAATTCAATTTTATAACCTCCAAGGTGGCAGATGTTGTTCTCACAGCAACAAAGAGGCACTAAAGGCTGCACTAATGCCTGGAGACATGTGGACAAGTCAGGACAGTCCTCCTGGTGTGGAAACGATGCTCAAGGATTTCTGGTTTCCCCATGAAAGAACTACTAGAGAGCATGGTTCAAGGCAGCTACCACATCCAGAAAGATAAAGTGACAAAACTGATTGCTAAATAATCACCTAGATGTGGCACCTTTTATCATTGGAAAGCAAAGCCTGCTGCAATCACCAGCACTTATCTCAGTCTGGGAGAGACCACAGCAGGTAGCTACAAGCCAAAGAAAGCACCTTCAGTGTATTTACATAATGACTGTAACAGCAGGATGAGGACACTGCAGCTGCTAGTACAACATCCTACAGATCCCAGTCCGGGCTGAGATCCCTCAGCTTGCTCCCCACAAGAGGGCAGGACGAGCTGCTGATAAAGAAGGAGTTGAGAAGGGGCTGGGTGATCACAATAGAACTGAGCTGATGCTGCAAATCACCAGACAGAATTCAAAAGGCTTTTCAAGGTGACCAGTGCAAAACACCTGAGAATAAATATCCCCACCCTTCTTTAAGCAGAAACTGAGGGTATTTGTCTGAGAGATAACCTCAAAACACAGGCTAGAAGattctgcagcctccctggcag
This sequence is a window from Ficedula albicollis isolate OC2 chromosome 17, FicAlb1.5, whole genome shotgun sequence. Protein-coding genes within it:
- the ENG gene encoding endoglin, with translation MRGGFRHRPSLRSLVFRPDPGRAEGCDLQPVTAKPPITLSYNTSTVPRGCVSNSSMDTGHEVHVLSVKWSEDSPVPLLVTVTPRADACSRPAVLILLCSRCSATITSPCSSLILRTDAHLSPETIGAPNPEPPLVSSDLLAWALATYGGITSYSELQDPRSVQLHLGEDAYSPPECVPQEPFNAIQHLKTEVFFHGVKGCSRSDAQSTRAAHIVRLQSEPSSSITEVNLSVKCPRNSADDQMLILQSKANFTWSLSSECNIHLLVSGNYKMPLFPSLLPGQLLPDTEQDLIAQAFEKNYSVIASYSAIPASTHISLEIHGHETVETPVTTTPLVITQPPDLPHQVLLTLKPWKCTDETMEIVITRSHLEPIKDVVNITLRDISCQAEKNATHFMLKSPLSHCGTSLEGRGYANNELILSLAKDAVLRSVRVGFQCEIPRELFLRLFPTADFKAPQTELEINKEAFVQASMRWMDHPADLQLKECWLVAAGREPVLLVQGGEARGAGVAVLESPTGTHGRKVWRFRFTYTVPEGGHIPFSAILKCKAGLQNDTIFEKVLEVTVKDAWRPLNYHGLGLAAVLGITFGAFLIGALLTAGLWYIYSHTPGFQHGASLGEQQHQPQHRQHPEHPLLHQQHGLTPPGPPEPAQPPANGLGDPPQCH
- the FPGS gene encoding folylpolyglutamate synthase, mitochondrial isoform X2; translation: MGLKEDMYKDAIRMLNTLQTNASYLEQVKRERGDPQAQLEAMQGFLERSGLKVEDLDRLNIIHVTGTKGKGSACAFTECILRNYGLKTGFYSSPHLVQVRERIRINGQPISKDLFNKYFWLVYNRLEETKDPAHSSMPAYFRFLTIMAFHVFLQEKVDLAVVEVGIGGTYDCTNIVRAPVVCGVSSLGIDHTSILGDTMEKIAWQKGGIFKPGVPAITVAQPERPLEVLRERAQERNCSLYLCPELDDFEEGCGALELGLAGAHQRSNAALALQLARTWLQRRGCQGLGELKEVPPSSELLGRPVPLAPAFRLPDAMIQGLRDTEWLGRTQVLSHGPVTWYLDGAHTTSSIQACVRWFRQAALSQDKPHDGSEVRVLLFNATGDRDTAALLKLLVSCHFDYAVFCPNFTEVSLANNADQQNFNVTLENALTRCLENQQTWTRLLEEKGGQDPWLPSPPRVGGLLQPTPARGSLLLVPPAPRPLNSPALVFPCLAQALRWVAQGRDPHLAAPVASGAHPHPAASSGAVLLREAAAVHVLVTGSLHLVGGALRLLVPALSQ
- the FPGS gene encoding folylpolyglutamate synthase, mitochondrial isoform X1, producing the protein MAEMLPASVTNGTAEGTDPEGDAIRMLNTLQTNASYLEQVKRERGDPQAQLEAMQGFLERSGLKVEDLDRLNIIHVTGTKGKGSACAFTECILRNYGLKTGFYSSPHLVQVRERIRINGQPISKDLFNKYFWLVYNRLEETKDPAHSSMPAYFRFLTIMAFHVFLQEKVDLAVVEVGIGGTYDCTNIVRAPVVCGVSSLGIDHTSILGDTMEKIAWQKGGIFKPGVPAITVAQPERPLEVLRERAQERNCSLYLCPELDDFEEGCGALELGLAGAHQRSNAALALQLARTWLQRRGCQGLGELKEVPPSSELLGRPVPLAPAFRLPDAMIQGLRDTEWLGRTQVLSHGPVTWYLDGAHTTSSIQACVRWFRQAALSQDKPHDGSEVRVLLFNATGDRDTAALLKLLVSCHFDYAVFCPNFTEVSLANNADQQNFNVTLENALTRCLENQQTWTRLLEEKGGQDPWLPSPPRVGGLLQPTPARGSLLLVPPAPRPLNSPALVFPCLAQALRWVAQGRDPHLAAPVASGAHPHPAASSGAVLLREAAAVHVLVTGSLHLVGGALRLLVPALSQ